The genomic stretch TGTATCTCTCATATAGATTTTCTTCTTTATCATATGCATAAGAAACTTTGAATTCTCCGCCATAGCCAATGGACAAACGACCGCCTGTATTCGGACTTGACCCGCCTTGACTCGGCGAGGCAGGTAATTTTGATTCTGATTTTTTCAGATGCGGATAACCGGAAAATTTGGTTTCCATGCGATAGCCAAGTTTTTCCGCTGCATTCAACAACCTGTCCATTGTAGTGAATCCGTCATGAGGCATAACTATTCCTGATTTACGAAAAAAGCTGTCATAAGGATTTTCCATTGCATCAAGATTATCCATAATTCCTTTATCCAGTTTATCTAAAGCAAAATGCGAACCGCCCCAATGCGCATAAATTGCATCAAGGCCCATAACCAAAGGAATGTAATCGTGCCGCGCGCTTCTTACAGACCCAATTTCATCTGGGGACTCGCATCCATAAATAGCTAATAGGCGCGTAATCCCACCAGTAATGACCGGCATTTCAATTACAATATCTGCCTGACTGATTCCCGAAAGCGGGCGGGTGATTGCATCAGTTGCCAGCATCACAGCAATGAGCCTGCGATTGTAATTCACGCATTTTTCTCCAGTAATCGGACTGATGCCATTTTTATTTGTCGTATTTTGCTGTTGATTATCATTTCCAATACTAATGCTTCGGTTCCCCAGCTTCCAAAACAAAAATCCCGCAACAACCAGAACTATTATAACAATTAGAATTATTTTGAATTTTTTCATAATTAAAATAAATTTGTCTGTTTGGATTGTATCTCCGCTTTTTTCTCTGCTTCTCCTCCCGGCAAACGACGCAATAATGTATTAAATCCTAATTCAATAAATAATTCCCGCACTTTATCCATATCAAAATGATTCTGCCAATCAAGTTCTTTTAAATCAACCTTTATCGGCACGTTTTGACGGATAGTTACCAGTCGCTTGCTAAAAAATGCCATTTGTTTGTCGGCTTTTAACTTTTCTACCACTGACTTACTCAAGGCATGGCTGTCAATAATCTGTTTCTCTGTAAGTTTATCTAATTTTTTATACAAATTTTCTAAAGTACCAAATTCCTTGAGCAAATTACTCGCTCCTTTTTCTCCAATTCCTTTTACTCCTGGAATATTGTCCGACGGATCGCCTCTTAATGCTTTATAATCAATCATCTGGCTCACTTTTAAGCCGTATCTTTCCTCAACTTCTTTTTCGCCATATATCATTATGTCGCTCAAACCCCTTTTCATTGTATAAATACTGATATTGTCATCAATTAACTGCAATGTGTCTAAGTCGCCGGTCACAATTAAAATATCTATTTCTTTATTCGTGTATTTTTTCGCAATTGTACCAATAATATCATCTGCTTCAAATCCTTCTTTTTCCAAAATTGGAATGCCGAATGCCTTTAGAACTTCTTTTGTGCGCGGGATTTGCGCATAGAGTTCATCCGGCGCTTTTGGCCGCTTGGCTTTGTATTGGTCGTATTCAATATGCCGAAATGTCGGAGCTGCTAAATCAAATGTTGCTGCCATATAATCCGGCTTCAGCTCATTGATTACTTTTATTAATGCCGAGAAAAACCCATAAACAGCATTAGTAAGTTCGCCTTTGCGCGTAGTTAAAGGAGGAAGCGCATGGAATGCCCGATGCACCAAAGCATTCGAATCAATTAAAACAAGTTTTTTCATATTCGTGGAAATTAGTTCTGATTTCATCAGAACGAAATATATTCGCCTTCGGCGAATGAAATTTATTCGCTACGCTCACGAAATTAGTTCGGCCTTTGGCCTCACGCAATTTATTTTTTTGTCTTTTGAAATGTGGCTGAAATCCATCTATTCAATTTAATTAATAACTTCTCGGCAATATCTTTAAATTCCTTATATTTATCTAATTCTACTTTTTCTCTTTCTTTTAATAACTCTATCCAATAATTATTACATTCATTTAGAGAAGCCCTGGCATTATAGTAAAATTTTATTTTGTCTAAATAATGAAATCTTCCATATCCTTCGGTAATATTCGCGCCAACCGAATCAGTAGATTCGATAAATTGGTCGCCGATGATTTTTTTCATTTGCCAATCAAATGGCTCATAAATTTCCCAACCGATTTTAGATAACTCTCTCGCTAATTTATAAACTTCCAAATCCTCTAATTTTATATATACTTTATTTTTATTTATCTCCATATATTTCCCGTAACATTTTTTATATTTATTTCGTTCACTACAGGTGAACTAATTTCGTCCCGATGAAATCGGGACTTATTTCATCCGCCTCTGGCGGATTTATTTCACGCTAATTAATCTCTTTTTCTCTGAAACTATCTTAAACTTTATCCATACCGTATTCTTAGGCAATATCTTGCGAACCTTCTCTGCCCATTCTATCATAATAATATTTTTTGGACTGGAAACAATTTCCTGAAAATCTAAAGCTAAAATGTCTTTGTGATTCTTTATCCTATAACAATCAATGTGATATAAATTGCCGTAATTCTTCATTAGAACAAAAGTCGGGCTGGTTAGCCGTGCTTTAATTCCTATTCCTTTGGCAAATGCTTGGATAAAAGTAGTTTTGCCCGCGCCCAGGTTGCCGATTAACCCGAAAACTAAAGCATTTTTCTTGGTATTCTTGTATTTCAGAATCTCTTTGGCCAAAATTCTTGCCAAATTCTGCGTCTGTTTCTGGTTTTGCGTAATAAATTGTTCCACCCCGTACTAGATTTTCGACATATTTATACTAGTTTTGTCGAAATCAATCAATGTTTATTATTTAATAATCTATTATTTGTTTAATTTTACCACGATTGCGGTCCGATGGACATCGGACCAGTCGAAAATTCAGTACCGGGGTCCATTGGCTCTATTCTATCAGCTTTTGATGATTTTGGGAATGAATAAAACCCGCCTTCGTCGAGACTTCGGCGGATAAACTTGCAAAATTTAGAGTTTTGATATAAGATGAGGGAATGGCATTAAAGAATGAAGAAAAACAAAAAAGGGCAGATGCTAAAATACAGCAACTTCGCCGAGACCAAGAAGAACAAAAAGCTAAAGACCTAGCCGATGAGCTAGGTTTTCCTTATTTGAATTTAAGAATTTCCGCAATTGATGATGAGGCGTTAAATATCTCCGATGAAATAGAATCAAAAAATGCCAATGCAGCAATAATATTAAAAAAACAGAAAGAATTATTTGTCGCTATTGCTGATCCGCGCTTAAAACAAACAAAATCTTTTATAAAAAATCTTGAAGACAAAAATTACCAGGTGAAAATAAACATAGTTTCAGAAAGCGGATTAGAAAAGGCATGGGAAAGATATAAATTCGCTCAACCGAAAAAAGTTGAAATAATTGAAAAAATTGAAATCAGCACTTCAGAACTGGAAAAAATTCAAACCAGTATCAACACCGTCCAAGACCTGAAGAAAGAATTAGAACAGCCTAACATTCCTACTACTCAACTTTTAAATATAATTATGGCTGCTGGATTAAAATTAGAAGCATCGGATATCCATTTTGAAACCGAAGCAGGCAATACAACCAGATTAAGATATCGGCTGGATGGAATCCTACAGGATGCAGCTGATATCTCAACAGCGTCCTATCAGCTTCTGCTTTCAAGAATCAAAAT from Patescibacteria group bacterium encodes the following:
- a CDS encoding DUF3048 domain-containing protein encodes the protein MKKFKIILIVIIVLVVAGFLFWKLGNRSISIGNDNQQQNTTNKNGISPITGEKCVNYNRRLIAVMLATDAITRPLSGISQADIVIEMPVITGGITRLLAIYGCESPDEIGSVRSARHDYIPLVMGLDAIYAHWGGSHFALDKLDKGIMDNLDAMENPYDSFFRKSGIVMPHDGFTTMDRLLNAAEKLGYRMETKFSGYPHLKKSESKLPASPSQGGSSPNTGGRLSIGYGGEFKVSYAYDKEENLYERYRNNLKETDKNNNNQVKVSVIIVMRAESRMIEPPDYNEVDVEGEGEAKIYQNGEEIKGYWKKTGTYSDSKLTFLNDKGKEIEFAPGKIWLQIVEPTTEVKWETF
- a CDS encoding four helix bundle protein codes for the protein MNKNKVYIKLEDLEVYKLARELSKIGWEIYEPFDWQMKKIIGDQFIESTDSVGANITEGYGRFHYLDKIKFYYNARASLNECNNYWIELLKEREKVELDKYKEFKDIAEKLLIKLNRWISATFQKTKK
- the tsaE gene encoding tRNA (adenosine(37)-N6)-threonylcarbamoyltransferase complex ATPase subunit type 1 TsaE, translated to MEQFITQNQKQTQNLARILAKEILKYKNTKKNALVFGLIGNLGAGKTTFIQAFAKGIGIKARLTSPTFVLMKNYGNLYHIDCYRIKNHKDILALDFQEIVSSPKNIIMIEWAEKVRKILPKNTVWIKFKIVSEKKRLISVK